CAGACAAGGATGTTCCGCTTATATGGACGATAGCATCACCTTGACCTCTGCTTGCCTTCTGTCTGATAATGGGCGCAGTATTCAGATAATAGCCAAGATAAAGCGGGTCAACATTCTCTGTTCTGAGAATGACGATATCTCCCCCTGCATAGGCTTCGATATCATCCACAAACGCGACGCATTTACCGATTTCTTCCTTCGTTTCTCCAGAACCAGCAAATAAGATATCTCCATGCTGCAAACGAGTTGCTGTTGCTGCAACATCATGCGAAATCCATGAGTTGAAAGACTTGATGAAGTATTCATGATGCGTGTATATTTCCCCATATCTGACACAGGGGATTTTGCCGCTTTGTGATTGTTCTCTGGAAACACCGCTTCCTTTTAAGAATGTTCCAATCTGTCCCAGCCGCTTCTCCTCCCACTCCCCACTGAATCCCGGCAACCGCAGGTTTAATTGAGAATGGACAATGGATAATTGAGAATTATCACCATTCTCCATTTTCAATTCTCCATTATCAATTGGCGTTGGCTCCGGAGGAGACAAAAGCCTCTGCATGGCGCCCTGCTTGACGAGACGCTTCTTGGCGATGATCTGCTCCAGTGATTCGATGAGGGCGTCCGCATCACTCAAGGCCCCGGCGATGGCTTCCTGCTCTGCGAGGGTGGGAGGGAGAGGGATTTGCATTCTTGCTATCATATCTCGTCGCACAGAATCAACTGATGATTTAGCAGTCATCTGCATGATTCGATTATAGAAGTGTGAACTGAAATACAAATAGAAGAAGAATCCGTTTATGCCCTCCTTGAAGTCAGATATTCTGTATACCCGCTGGTGAACATCAAACTTGCCATTAATATAGTGAAACACCTTGCCAGTTCCCACGCCGTCGCCTGCAGTTAAGACTGCTTCTCCATCAAATGAATAACTATTTATCCGCTCAATGTTTTGAGAACGGACAAAGAATGGATATAGTCCATCTTCAACACGATCTTGTGTGTTCTTTCCGCCGGTTGTTATATAGGCCAAGTTTTCGACATATTCAAGATTCCAATCCTCGGGTATTACATCCACTTCTGTCTGTTTATATCCAGGTTTCACTTCCATGCAAACCCCATCCTCTCAAGATGCGCCTTCACCTTCGCCTCAAGCTCTGCCACGCGGTTCGCCATCGCCGGCATCGGCGCCTCGTAGCGCTCGGCAAGCTCCTTCACACGTCGGGTGAGGGCCTGGCTCACGCGGTCCATCTCGCCGTGGATGGCCGTCTCGAGGGCGGCAAGCCACTTGTCGTCCACCACCAGGGCCTTCACATCGGCCTCGGAAAGCTTCGGGTACCGGGCGTAGGCCTTCGCGTCAAGATCGGCTTCGGCTTCCTTGAGGCGCTTCTTGAGGGAGGCTTCCTCGTCGCAAAGCGTCATCCACTCAGTGAGAACGGCGGCTTCGTCCTTCGACTCCGCGTCGCCCTTGATCTCCTTCAGCCTTGAAGCGACATTCGCCTTGTTCACCTTGTCAAGCTCCGAGAACGCGCCCTCATCGCCCCCGTGCTCCTCCTCGAGCTCTGCCATCCGTGCGGAGACGCCCTCCAGCTCCGCCGCGAGCGCCTCGACGGCCGCCCGATCCTTCGCGAAGTACCGGGCGATCACGAGGTCCCGCAGCACCAGGTCGCAGGTCCAGCCCTTGTCCACCTGCTTCCCCGGTTTGCCGTCCTTTCCTTTCTTTGTTTCAATTATCCGGTACGTTTCGGCCTTCCAGCCGTCGTCGGAAATGAGATAACAGTCGTCCTGCATGGTCTCCGCCCAGTAGTCCATGATGTGCTGGTAGATGTCGTAGTTGTCGACGAGCGGCTTCCCCTTGTAATGGCACAGCAGGTCCTCGGAAAGCGTGGCAATGAGCTCTCTCGGGTGGAAGCCCTTCGCGAGCGCCCTGAGCGTCTTCGCGCTCTTCTTCCGCCAGGCGGCGAAATGTGCGTTCATGCCGGTAATGAAGTCGGTGAACTCCGGGTGCTCGTAGATGGCGGTCTTGATGGCCGACTTCTCCACGGCGAGGTCGAGGTAGCCCGGGCGGTTCTCCCTGAAGAGGGCCGCCCTGAGCTTCGGGCAGATGTCCCAGTAGCGCTGGAGCGCGTCCACGTCGGCGGCGGGAATGCCGCCCTTCAGGTGCCCGGAGATATCCTGATAATCCTCCGGCTCGGTGCTGTCGATGTAGCGCGGCAGGTTCAGGTTGAACTCGTTCTTCTCGATCTCCGCGAAGCT
The window above is part of the Spirochaetota bacterium genome. Proteins encoded here:
- a CDS encoding restriction endonuclease subunit S, yielding MEVKPGYKQTEVDVIPEDWNLEYVENLAYITTGGKNTQDRVEDGLYPFFVRSQNIERINSYSFDGEAVLTAGDGVGTGKVFHYINGKFDVHQRVYRISDFKEGINGFFFYLYFSSHFYNRIMQMTAKSSVDSVRRDMIARMQIPLPPTLAEQEAIAGALSDADALIESLEQIIAKKRLVKQGAMQRLLSPPEPTPIDNGELKMENGDNSQLSIVHSQLNLRLPGFSGEWEEKRLGQIGTFLKGSGVSREQSQSGKIPCVRYGEIYTHHEYFIKSFNSWISHDVAATATRLQHGDILFAGSGETKEEIGKCVAFVDDIEAYAGGDIVILRTENVDPLYLGYYLNTAPIIRQKASRGQGDAIVHISGTSLSEIQGLFPSLSEQTAIAAILSDMDAEIAALEEKLAKARQVKQGMMQELLTGRIRLV